From the genome of Mycetocola spongiae, one region includes:
- a CDS encoding M14 family zinc carboxypeptidase: MAPRSLRAGATLLAATLGLGALALGPQAAASAEDDLAYLYTVPASAAAQIQDLDIVTSEGSSLVVLGDSHTRTLLGERGISITRSGTYAESLGAAPAARSSLARAAAPAYPLPERLAGTEYETYFGGYRTVASYERFAADVAAAYPELAQRVDYGDSWLKTQGRGGHDLIALRLTAGVQSAPSWTDGQEGKPRFVLIGQTHAREVIAGEFAWRYATELLNGYGTDPEATSLLDSTEVWVILTHNPDGVELAQAGLSDPNLVVNAAGDAAPAATSTAWQRKNANDTDFVQTSTRWNSVQPGVDLNRNWGTDWGGVNTSAIPTSLTYKGTAAHSEPEVYHLEALLKNLFGTYRVGETTRAPDTRTGTFVTLHSSSNYVIYPYAYNKTAPVPNLDALVASGFRQSLSNGYQTGKAGEILYNNAGNDIDWIYSELGIPAFTYEIGNGDTGGFYPGYGRAEALWSVNRPAVNVAAHAARAPYTAPLGSTITELTAERDADLSISVSGAASDDTYGTAAASAARRPAVRDITAVEAAVAADSSRIGSTVALSVEGEGPSVTFSGSLPAEATTAAHTRVFTRAQNSSGHWGPWRAAFVEAAPRAGVSLTLSTLTPKAGETISATVSGVDALGTVREDLTASAVLTSSVDSDVIVGNTVTFPTASPHVITATVGEFSASVTVQVTAASVVDTPGSTPPAEAVTNPAVGAGDKPRPALSATGAAPGLAAGLAALLLAAGAALLVRRRLRA, encoded by the coding sequence ATGGCTCCCCGATCACTCCGCGCCGGCGCGACACTCCTCGCCGCCACGCTTGGACTTGGTGCGCTGGCGCTTGGCCCACAGGCCGCCGCCTCCGCCGAGGATGACCTCGCGTATCTCTATACCGTGCCCGCCTCCGCGGCCGCGCAGATTCAGGACCTGGATATCGTCACCTCCGAGGGTTCCTCCCTCGTGGTTCTTGGCGATTCCCATACCCGCACGCTCCTCGGCGAGCGCGGCATCAGCATCACCCGCTCGGGCACCTATGCCGAGAGCCTCGGCGCGGCACCCGCCGCCCGGTCCTCCCTCGCCCGCGCCGCGGCCCCCGCCTATCCCCTGCCCGAGCGCCTCGCCGGCACCGAGTATGAAACGTATTTTGGGGGTTACCGCACGGTGGCCTCCTATGAGCGCTTTGCCGCCGATGTGGCCGCCGCCTATCCCGAGCTGGCCCAGCGCGTGGACTATGGCGATTCCTGGCTGAAGACCCAGGGCCGCGGCGGCCACGACCTGATCGCGCTGCGCCTGACCGCGGGGGTGCAGTCAGCGCCCTCCTGGACCGATGGCCAGGAGGGTAAGCCCCGCTTTGTGCTGATCGGGCAGACCCATGCCCGCGAGGTCATCGCGGGAGAGTTTGCGTGGCGCTATGCCACCGAGCTGCTGAACGGCTATGGCACCGACCCCGAGGCCACCAGCCTGCTGGATAGCACCGAGGTCTGGGTCATCCTGACCCATAACCCCGATGGTGTGGAGCTCGCCCAGGCCGGGCTCTCCGATCCGAACCTCGTGGTTAACGCCGCGGGCGATGCGGCCCCCGCCGCCACCAGCACCGCGTGGCAGCGTAAAAATGCCAATGACACGGATTTTGTGCAGACCAGTACGCGCTGGAACAGCGTCCAGCCGGGCGTGGACCTCAACCGCAATTGGGGCACCGATTGGGGCGGGGTGAATACCTCCGCAATCCCGACCTCGCTCACCTATAAGGGAACCGCCGCGCACTCCGAGCCCGAGGTATACCACCTTGAGGCGCTGCTCAAGAATCTCTTTGGCACGTATCGGGTGGGCGAGACCACCCGCGCCCCCGATACCCGCACGGGCACCTTTGTGACGCTGCACTCCTCCTCAAATTATGTGATCTATCCCTATGCCTATAACAAGACCGCGCCGGTCCCCAACCTGGACGCGCTGGTCGCCTCGGGCTTCCGCCAGTCGCTGAGCAATGGCTATCAGACCGGTAAGGCCGGGGAGATCCTCTATAACAACGCGGGAAACGATATCGACTGGATCTATTCCGAGCTGGGTATCCCCGCCTTCACCTATGAGATCGGCAATGGAGACACGGGTGGTTTTTATCCCGGTTATGGCCGCGCCGAGGCCCTGTGGTCGGTGAATCGTCCCGCGGTGAACGTGGCCGCCCACGCCGCCCGGGCGCCCTATACCGCGCCCCTGGGCTCCACCATCACGGAGCTCACCGCCGAGCGCGACGCGGATCTGTCGATCTCCGTGTCGGGTGCCGCGAGCGATGATACCTATGGCACCGCCGCGGCCTCGGCCGCGCGCCGCCCCGCCGTGCGCGATATCACCGCCGTCGAGGCCGCCGTGGCCGCCGATAGCTCCCGGATCGGCAGCACCGTTGCGCTGAGCGTCGAGGGAGAGGGCCCTAGCGTGACCTTCTCCGGTTCCCTCCCCGCGGAGGCCACCACCGCCGCGCATACCCGCGTATTCACCCGGGCCCAGAACTCCTCGGGGCACTGGGGTCCGTGGCGGGCGGCATTTGTGGAGGCGGCCCCGCGCGCCGGGGTCTCGCTGACCCTGTCCACCCTGACCCCGAAGGCCGGCGAGACGATCAGCGCGACCGTCTCCGGGGTGGACGCCCTGGGTACCGTGCGCGAGGATCTCACCGCGAGTGCCGTGCTCACCAGCTCGGTGGACAGCGATGTGATCGTGGGCAATACCGTGACCTTCCCCACGGCGAGCCCCCACGTGATCACCGCTACCGTGGGTGAGTTCAGCGCCTCGGTCACGGTGCAGGTCACCGCCGCGAGCGTGGTGGACACCCCGGGTTCCACGCCCCCGGCCGAGGCCGTGACAAACCCGGCGGTCGGTGCGGGCGATAAGCCGCGCCCCGCGCTCTCGGCTACCGGTGCCGCGCCGGGTCTGGCCGCGGGCCTGGCCGCGCTGCTGCTGGCCGCCGGTGCCGCGCTGCTCGTACGCCGACGCCTCCGCGCCTAG
- a CDS encoding YrdB family protein, with translation MSDATSRPRFGPNDILRFFLELVAIAAVAMWGIFSWPFPWNIGVGIAAPALVILIWALFNSPRAVFHLDLFGRSLVEIIVMFAAALALFSLGGPMQIVAAVFAVVAAVSGLIHGRRQLAD, from the coding sequence GTGTCTGACGCAACCTCACGCCCCCGGTTTGGGCCCAACGATATCCTCCGCTTTTTCCTCGAGCTCGTCGCGATTGCGGCCGTGGCAATGTGGGGTATTTTCTCCTGGCCGTTCCCGTGGAATATCGGCGTGGGTATCGCCGCCCCCGCGCTGGTCATCCTGATCTGGGCGCTGTTCAACTCCCCGCGCGCGGTTTTCCACCTGGATCTTTTTGGCCGCTCGCTGGTCGAGATCATCGTGATGTTCGCCGCCGCGCTTGCGCTCTTCAGCCTGGGTGGGCCGATGCAGATCGTCGCCGCCGTATTTGCCGTGGTGGCCGCCGTCTCGGGCCTGATCCACGGCCGCCGCCAGCTGGCCGACTAG
- a CDS encoding toll/interleukin-1 receptor domain-containing protein, with translation MTDHDFDVAVSFAGEDRAYVESVVKIVKDAGFKVFYDEDQKVEFWGEDLTEYFPDVYERRSRYVVMFISKNYAVKPWARLERRSVLARALNEKKSYLLPVRIDSTNLPGVRETIGYLDAQLEKPAEVATAICRKLGASGVVEDGARLFNGRVPRTASEHGVLLGERPPAWEYLSLAYHLFNKMELLQRQYADHRLGFAIPDVFLADEDLGETVSQQVIIPSAIADMLESLLLGPAQEEATGKPGQEGNPALIESLAERVITLYERLLNWKATMLSFAAQSDEGRMVIKAISAFADQPIEAMHRFVFDYRDLADGISPRLSQGENISLTVPLKFEVPESVSNERNRAWKAFLRNHG, from the coding sequence ATGACGGACCATGATTTTGACGTTGCAGTTTCGTTCGCTGGAGAAGACCGTGCATATGTTGAAAGCGTAGTAAAAATTGTGAAGGATGCTGGATTTAAGGTTTTCTATGACGAAGACCAAAAAGTTGAATTTTGGGGCGAGGATCTCACCGAATATTTTCCGGATGTTTATGAGCGTCGATCACGTTATGTAGTGATGTTCATTTCAAAAAATTATGCGGTCAAACCTTGGGCTCGGTTAGAGCGGCGTAGTGTCCTAGCCCGCGCTCTAAACGAAAAAAAGAGTTACCTGCTTCCGGTACGAATTGATTCTACGAATCTTCCCGGTGTACGTGAAACAATTGGATATCTCGATGCACAGCTAGAAAAACCTGCTGAGGTCGCAACGGCAATTTGTAGAAAGCTGGGTGCTTCAGGCGTAGTCGAAGATGGTGCTCGTCTTTTTAACGGGAGGGTGCCTCGGACGGCGTCTGAACACGGGGTGCTGCTTGGAGAGCGTCCTCCCGCATGGGAGTATCTCTCTTTGGCATATCATCTTTTTAATAAAATGGAATTATTGCAGCGGCAATATGCTGATCATCGACTTGGTTTTGCGATACCTGATGTATTCCTCGCGGATGAAGATTTGGGCGAAACTGTTTCGCAGCAAGTCATCATCCCTAGCGCTATAGCAGATATGCTCGAATCGCTATTGCTAGGACCTGCACAGGAAGAGGCAACTGGTAAACCGGGGCAAGAGGGGAATCCGGCTCTGATCGAAAGCCTCGCCGAACGTGTTATCACACTTTACGAGAGACTTTTGAATTGGAAAGCAACAATGCTGTCATTTGCGGCCCAATCGGATGAAGGTCGAATGGTGATTAAAGCGATTTCAGCCTTTGCAGATCAACCTATTGAGGCGATGCATCGGTTTGTGTTTGATTATCGTGATCTCGCGGATGGGATTAGTCCTCGACTGTCTCAGGGAGAAAACATTTCGTTGACAGTGCCGCTTAAATTTGAGGTTCCTGAGTCAGTCTCCAATGAACGGAATCGTGCCTGGAAAGCTTTTCTGAGGAATCATGGTTAG
- the hpaD gene encoding 3,4-dihydroxyphenylacetate 2,3-dioxygenase gives MTRINTPTATPPDILRCAYMELVVTDLARSREFYVDILGLVVTEETENEIYLRSFEEFIHHNLVLRLGPVAAVAAFSYRVRAPEDLDRAVAFYEELGCRVERNPRGFTRGIGDSVRVVDPLGFPYEFFHEVEHVERLAWRYDLYGAGALVRLDHFNQVTPDVQRARGYMEDLGFRVTEDIQDENGVTYAAWMRRKSTVHDTAMTGGDGPRMHHVAFSTHEKHNILYICDKLGALRKSDLIERGPGRHGVSNAFYLYLLDPDGHRVEIYTQDYYTGDPDNPVVTWDVHDNQRRDWWGTAVVPSWYTEASLVLDLDGNPQPVVHRDEPSELAVTIGADGFSYTREGDRDEGYKLGHTL, from the coding sequence ATGACACGTATTAATACCCCTACCGCGACCCCTCCCGATATTCTGCGCTGCGCGTATATGGAGCTGGTGGTCACCGATCTCGCCCGCTCGCGCGAGTTCTATGTGGATATCCTCGGCCTGGTGGTCACGGAGGAAACCGAGAACGAGATCTATCTGCGCTCCTTTGAGGAGTTCATCCACCATAACCTGGTGCTGCGCCTGGGCCCCGTGGCCGCGGTGGCCGCGTTCTCCTATCGGGTGCGCGCCCCCGAGGATCTGGATCGGGCGGTGGCGTTTTATGAGGAGCTGGGCTGCCGGGTGGAGCGCAATCCGCGGGGCTTCACGCGGGGCATCGGCGATTCGGTGCGCGTGGTGGATCCGCTCGGGTTCCCCTATGAGTTTTTCCACGAGGTGGAGCACGTGGAGCGCCTGGCCTGGCGCTATGACCTCTATGGCGCGGGGGCCCTCGTGCGGCTGGATCACTTTAACCAGGTGACCCCGGATGTGCAGCGGGCGCGCGGCTATATGGAGGACCTGGGATTCCGGGTAACCGAGGATATCCAGGACGAGAACGGGGTGACCTATGCCGCGTGGATGCGACGGAAGTCCACGGTGCACGATACGGCGATGACCGGGGGTGATGGCCCGCGCATGCATCACGTGGCCTTCTCCACCCACGAGAAGCATAATATTCTCTATATTTGTGACAAGCTCGGGGCCCTGCGTAAATCCGATCTGATCGAGCGCGGCCCCGGCCGGCACGGCGTCTCGAATGCGTTTTATCTCTATCTCCTGGACCCGGATGGTCACCGCGTGGAGATCTATACCCAGGACTATTACACGGGCGACCCGGATAATCCGGTGGTCACCTGGGATGTGCACGATAACCAGCGCCGCGATTGGTGGGGCACCGCGGTGGTCCCCTCCTGGTATACCGAGGCCTCGCTGGTCCTCGACCTGGATGGCAACCCGCAGCCGGTGGTTCATCGTGATGAGCCGAGCGAGCTCGCGGTCACGATCGGCGCGGATGGCTTCTCCTATACCCGCGAGGGTGATCGAGACGAGGGCTATAAGCTCGGCCATACGCTCTAG
- the hpaE gene encoding 5-carboxymethyl-2-hydroxymuconate semialdehyde dehydrogenase, with protein sequence MTHHVPEGLPSTIRHYIDGSFVDSVGGETFEVLEPVANTVYARASAGQSADIDLAVAAATRAFTTGLWPGMQPRARARVLNRIADLVEAQDARLAELESFDSGLPITQALGQAQRAAENFRFFADLIVAQADDAYRVPGRQINYVNRKPTGVAGLITPWNTPFMLESWKLAPALASGCTVVLKPAEFTPLSASLWAGIFEEAGLPRGVFNLVNGIGEEAGDALVKHPDVPLISFTGESRTGQLIFANCAPYLKGMSMELGGKSPAIIFADADLDAALDSTLFGVFSLNGERCTAGSRILVERPVYDAFIERFAERARAIVVGDPQDPRTEVGALVHPEHFAKVMSYVELGKSEGRLLAGGGRPEHLPEGNYVAPTVFADVSADARIFQEEIFGPVVAITPFDAEEEALELANGVRYGLAAYVWTSDLTRAHNFAQSIDAGMVWLNSHNVRDLRTPFGGVKASGLGHEGGYRSIDFYTEQQAVHITLGEVHTPRFGAH encoded by the coding sequence ATGACACATCACGTTCCCGAGGGCCTGCCCTCGACCATTCGGCACTATATCGACGGTTCCTTTGTGGACAGCGTGGGCGGCGAGACCTTTGAGGTTCTTGAGCCCGTGGCCAATACCGTTTATGCCCGGGCGTCCGCCGGCCAGTCCGCCGATATCGATCTTGCGGTTGCCGCTGCCACCCGGGCGTTCACCACGGGGCTCTGGCCGGGCATGCAGCCGCGCGCCCGCGCCCGGGTACTTAACCGCATCGCCGATCTGGTGGAGGCCCAGGATGCGCGCCTCGCCGAGCTGGAATCCTTCGACTCGGGGCTGCCGATCACCCAGGCGCTGGGCCAGGCCCAGCGCGCCGCCGAGAACTTCCGGTTTTTTGCCGATCTGATCGTGGCCCAGGCCGATGATGCCTATCGGGTGCCCGGCCGCCAGATCAACTATGTTAATCGCAAGCCCACGGGTGTCGCGGGGCTGATCACGCCGTGGAATACGCCGTTCATGCTGGAGAGCTGGAAGCTCGCCCCGGCGCTGGCCTCGGGCTGCACCGTGGTGCTGAAGCCCGCGGAGTTCACCCCGCTCTCGGCCAGCCTCTGGGCGGGGATCTTTGAGGAGGCCGGGCTGCCGCGCGGCGTATTTAACCTCGTCAACGGCATCGGCGAGGAGGCCGGGGATGCGCTTGTGAAGCACCCGGACGTGCCGCTGATCTCCTTCACGGGGGAGAGCCGCACGGGGCAGCTGATCTTCGCCAATTGCGCGCCGTATCTTAAGGGCATGTCGATGGAGCTGGGGGGCAAGTCCCCCGCGATCATCTTTGCCGATGCCGACCTGGATGCGGCCCTGGATTCCACTCTTTTTGGGGTGTTTTCCCTGAACGGCGAGCGCTGCACCGCGGGCAGCCGCATCCTCGTGGAGCGCCCGGTCTATGACGCGTTTATCGAGCGCTTTGCCGAGCGCGCCCGCGCGATTGTGGTGGGCGATCCGCAGGATCCGCGGACCGAGGTGGGGGCGCTGGTGCATCCCGAACATTTTGCCAAGGTCATGAGCTATGTGGAGCTGGGCAAATCCGAGGGTCGCCTGCTTGCCGGCGGCGGCCGCCCCGAGCACCTGCCCGAGGGAAATTATGTGGCCCCCACGGTATTTGCCGATGTTTCAGCGGATGCCCGCATCTTCCAGGAGGAGATTTTTGGGCCGGTCGTGGCGATCACTCCCTTTGATGCCGAGGAGGAGGCGCTGGAACTGGCCAATGGCGTGCGCTATGGGCTCGCCGCCTATGTCTGGACCAGCGATCTCACCCGCGCCCATAATTTTGCGCAGTCCATCGACGCCGGAATGGTATGGCTGAACTCGCATAACGTGCGCGACCTGCGCACCCCGTTTGGCGGCGTGAAGGCCTCCGGGCTGGGGCACGAGGGCGGCTACCGTTCGATCGATTTTTATACCGAGCAGCAGGCCGTTCATATCACGCTGGGCGAGGTACACACCCCGCGCTTTGGCGCCCACTAG
- a CDS encoding GntR family transcriptional regulator, producing MTPDNLPSSPAPALSKSQRAYDWILERINDGRYVPGFRLVLGKIAEELDISVVPVREAIRRLEAQGLVTFERNVGAQVALVEETEYLHTMQTLAIIEGAATSLSAPYIDAQDIARARAINARMIESLNNFDPQLFTALNQEFHSAIFTACPNPHILDLVHRGWNRMAVLRHSTFSFVPGRARESVDEHEQILRLIETAADAEDIERVVRAHRTATLDAMLAHQSHQKPPSEGKSQR from the coding sequence ATGACCCCCGATAATCTCCCCTCCTCCCCCGCCCCGGCGCTCAGCAAGTCCCAGCGGGCCTATGACTGGATCCTGGAACGCATTAACGACGGTCGCTATGTGCCCGGCTTCCGGCTCGTGCTGGGCAAGATCGCGGAGGAACTGGATATCAGCGTGGTGCCCGTGCGCGAGGCGATCCGTCGCCTCGAGGCGCAGGGGCTTGTGACCTTCGAGCGAAACGTGGGCGCGCAGGTGGCCCTCGTGGAGGAGACCGAATACCTGCATACGATGCAGACCCTCGCGATCATCGAGGGCGCCGCCACCTCGCTCTCGGCCCCGTATATCGACGCGCAGGATATTGCCCGCGCCCGCGCGATCAACGCCCGGATGATCGAGAGCCTGAATAATTTTGACCCGCAGCTTTTTACCGCGCTGAACCAGGAGTTCCACTCCGCGATCTTCACCGCATGCCCCAACCCGCATATTCTCGACCTCGTGCACCGCGGCTGGAATCGGATGGCCGTGCTGCGCCACTCCACGTTTAGCTTTGTGCCGGGCCGCGCCCGCGAATCGGTGGACGAGCACGAACAGATCCTGCGGTTAATCGAGACCGCCGCCGATGCGGAGGATATCGAGCGGGTGGTGCGGGCCCACCGCACCGCGACCCTCGACGCGATGCTTGCGCATCAATCGCACCAGAAGCCCCCCAGTGAAGGAAAGAGTCAACGATGA
- a CDS encoding fumarylacetoacetate hydrolase family protein — protein sequence MPGSISTAVPTAPGKIIAVHLNYRSRAEQRGRTPDFPSYFLKPASSVTIGESTITRPAGTELLAFEGEIALIIGRRTRRVGVAEGWAAVSAVTAANDFGIYDLRAADKGSNVRSKGGDGFTPLGPVALAAAGLDPATLRVRTWKNGELVQEDTTAGLLFPFGQLIADLSQLMTLEPGDVILTGTPAGSSVAAPGDVIEVEVDAPTAEGSPGTGRLRTTVIAGTDAFGEFGLGPVVDDNQRAEAWGSREAAGLDTAPAPFILTPELAERINSVGVATLSAQLRRRGYNAVSIDGPRPTRPEARLLGRARTLRFIPQREDLFAAHGGGYNAQKRAVDGLNPGDVLVIEARGETGTGTIGDILALRAQVRGAAGIVTDGGVRDLALVAALDIPTYHNGGHPAVLGRRHVPWDTDITIACGGASVQPGDVIVGDSDGVIVIPPFLVAEVVADALEQEAEEVFIAARVAEGESVDGLYPMNAAWRAAYQAWKAQNDPR from the coding sequence ATGCCCGGCAGCATAAGCACCGCGGTACCCACCGCCCCCGGCAAGATCATTGCCGTCCACCTGAACTACCGTTCGCGGGCCGAACAGCGCGGGCGCACTCCCGACTTCCCCAGCTATTTCCTCAAGCCCGCCTCCTCGGTCACGATCGGCGAGTCCACGATCACCCGCCCCGCCGGCACCGAGCTACTCGCCTTCGAGGGGGAGATCGCGCTGATCATCGGCCGCCGCACCCGCCGCGTGGGTGTGGCCGAGGGCTGGGCCGCCGTATCCGCCGTGACCGCCGCCAATGATTTTGGCATCTACGATCTGCGGGCCGCCGATAAGGGCTCCAATGTGCGCTCCAAGGGCGGCGATGGTTTCACCCCCCTCGGGCCCGTGGCCCTGGCTGCCGCCGGGCTCGACCCGGCCACGCTGCGCGTGCGCACCTGGAAAAACGGCGAGCTGGTGCAGGAGGACACCACCGCGGGTCTGCTCTTTCCGTTTGGCCAGCTGATCGCCGATCTCTCCCAGCTGATGACGCTGGAACCCGGGGACGTTATCCTCACCGGAACCCCCGCGGGCTCCTCGGTGGCCGCCCCCGGTGATGTCATCGAGGTGGAGGTGGATGCGCCCACTGCGGAGGGCTCCCCGGGCACCGGCCGCCTGCGCACCACCGTGATCGCGGGCACCGATGCCTTTGGCGAGTTTGGCCTGGGCCCCGTCGTGGACGACAACCAGCGCGCCGAGGCCTGGGGTTCGCGCGAGGCAGCGGGGCTGGATACCGCACCCGCCCCGTTTATCCTCACCCCGGAGCTCGCCGAACGGATCAACTCGGTGGGGGTGGCCACGCTCAGCGCCCAGCTGCGCCGCCGCGGCTATAACGCCGTCTCGATCGACGGCCCGCGCCCCACCCGCCCCGAGGCCCGCCTGCTCGGCCGCGCCCGCACGCTGCGCTTCATCCCCCAGCGCGAGGATCTCTTTGCCGCCCACGGCGGCGGCTATAACGCCCAAAAACGCGCGGTGGACGGCCTCAACCCCGGCGATGTGCTGGTGATCGAGGCCCGCGGCGAGACCGGCACCGGCACCATCGGCGATATTCTCGCGCTGCGCGCCCAGGTGCGCGGGGCAGCGGGGATCGTGACCGATGGCGGCGTGCGCGATCTCGCCCTCGTGGCCGCGCTGGATATCCCCACCTATCACAACGGGGGCCATCCGGCGGTGCTGGGCCGCCGCCATGTGCCCTGGGATACCGATATCACAATCGCCTGCGGCGGGGCCTCGGTCCAGCCCGGGGACGTCATCGTGGGCGACTCCGATGGTGTCATCGTGATCCCCCCGTTTCTTGTGGCCGAGGTGGTCGCGGATGCCCTGGAACAGGAGGCGGAGGAGGTTTTTATTGCCGCCCGGGTCGCCGAGGGTGAGAGTGTAGACGGACTGTATCCGATGAATGCCGCGTGGCGCGCGGCCTATCAGGCCTGGAAGGCACAAAATGACCCCCGATAA
- a CDS encoding MFS transporter has protein sequence MSVAAKKASPRYSNDHRRVALATVIGTTIEWYDFFLYASAAGLVFSHLFFEPMGKDLAILVSFATVGVSFLFRPIGAALAGHFGDRIGRRAMLVITLIAMGTATTLIGVLPTYAQVGIAAPLLLILLRIVQGLSTGGEWGGAALMAVEHAPEGKRGRYGAFPQIGVPLGLLLASGVLALMTGVISPGEAFLEWGWRIPFLLSFILIIVGFIVRHRVDESPVFKEIAQRKEQTRVPIVQLFKNHWLLVILAALTFAGNNAAGYMTTGGYIQNYATNPEGPVGLERTPVLLAVTGSAVIWLIFTWIAGSVSDKIGRRNTYIIGWTLQLGTVFLLFPLVNTGNIWFLFLGLSLFTMGNGFSYGQQAAFFAELFPASIRYSGVSITYALGAILGGAFAPMISTWLVQRTGTTFSVTLYLAILTLIAFAATLLLRDRTNIPLGPDHEEEQTTGQIYGMAS, from the coding sequence ATGTCTGTTGCAGCCAAAAAAGCGTCCCCACGCTATTCCAATGATCATCGCCGGGTGGCCCTGGCCACCGTGATCGGCACCACGATCGAGTGGTACGATTTTTTCCTCTACGCCAGCGCCGCGGGCCTGGTGTTCTCGCACCTGTTTTTTGAGCCGATGGGCAAGGATCTGGCGATTCTTGTCTCCTTCGCCACGGTGGGTGTGAGCTTCCTCTTCCGCCCGATCGGCGCCGCGCTCGCGGGGCACTTCGGCGACCGGATCGGCCGCCGAGCGATGCTGGTAATCACGCTGATTGCCATGGGCACCGCCACCACGCTGATCGGCGTCCTGCCCACATATGCCCAGGTGGGCATAGCCGCGCCGCTGCTGCTGATTCTGCTGCGGATCGTGCAGGGCCTGTCCACGGGAGGCGAGTGGGGCGGGGCCGCCCTGATGGCCGTGGAGCACGCACCCGAGGGAAAGCGCGGCCGCTATGGCGCGTTCCCGCAGATCGGTGTGCCGCTGGGCCTGCTGCTCGCATCGGGCGTCCTCGCCCTGATGACCGGCGTGATCTCGCCCGGCGAGGCGTTCCTGGAATGGGGATGGCGGATCCCGTTCCTGCTCAGCTTTATCCTGATCATCGTGGGCTTTATCGTGCGCCACCGCGTGGATGAGTCCCCGGTATTTAAGGAGATCGCGCAGCGCAAGGAGCAGACCCGCGTGCCGATCGTGCAGCTCTTTAAAAACCACTGGCTTCTGGTGATCCTGGCCGCACTGACCTTCGCCGGTAATAACGCCGCCGGATATATGACCACGGGCGGATATATCCAAAACTATGCCACCAACCCGGAGGGCCCGGTGGGGCTCGAGCGCACCCCGGTGCTGCTCGCGGTGACCGGCTCCGCGGTGATCTGGCTGATCTTCACATGGATTGCGGGCAGCGTCTCGGATAAAATCGGGCGCCGCAATACCTATATCATCGGCTGGACCCTGCAGCTGGGCACCGTATTCCTGCTGTTCCCCCTCGTGAATACCGGCAATATCTGGTTCCTCTTCCTGGGCCTATCGCTGTTTACGATGGGCAACGGGTTTAGTTATGGCCAGCAGGCGGCCTTCTTCGCCGAGCTTTTCCCCGCGTCGATTCGCTATTCCGGGGTCTCGATCACGTATGCGCTCGGCGCGATCCTCGGCGGCGCATTTGCCCCGATGATCTCCACGTGGCTGGTTCAGCGCACCGGCACCACCTTCTCGGTCACGCTCTATCTGGCGATTCTCACGCTGATCGCATTTGCCGCCACGCTGCTGCTGCGCGACCGCACCAATATCCCCCTCGGACCCGATCACGAGGAGGAACAGACCACCGGGCAGATCTACGGCATGGCCTCCTAG